The following proteins are co-located in the Fimbriiglobus ruber genome:
- a CDS encoding Hsp20/alpha crystallin family protein: protein MTSNLQSAQTQKIETPRPTMRVYAPRVDVVETDDALTLYADLPGVKQEDVSLTCKDGELILHASCLPRHVGKKLLYSEYGIRDFYRAFKVTEKVETGRIEASLKDGVLTVRAPKAEAVRPKRIAVNGG, encoded by the coding sequence ATGACCAGCAATCTGCAAAGCGCTCAGACACAGAAGATTGAAACTCCCCGCCCGACCATGCGTGTGTACGCCCCGCGGGTGGATGTCGTCGAGACCGACGACGCGCTGACCCTGTACGCCGACTTACCGGGGGTCAAGCAGGAGGACGTGTCGCTCACGTGCAAGGACGGCGAGTTGATCTTGCACGCCTCCTGCCTGCCCAGACATGTTGGGAAAAAGCTCCTCTACTCCGAGTACGGCATCCGTGACTTTTACCGCGCGTTCAAGGTCACGGAGAAAGTCGAGACCGGCCGTATTGAGGCTTCCCTTAAGGACGGAGTGCTGACGGTTCGGGCGCCGAAGGCCGAGGCGGTTCGGCCTAAGCGTATTGCCGTTAATGGCGGATAA
- a CDS encoding Hsp20/alpha crystallin family protein, which yields MFANRLFEQMDRLFGPAGFDSPDLSPPAYPPLSVWEDEDALYVESEVPGLVAEDIGVSVTDGDQLTISAERAPSTGSGEWLYQECMYGEFSRTITLPVTVDPNAVEAKYEAGVLTVTLRKVESVKPRRIAVKAVVPALAAA from the coding sequence ATGTTCGCCAACCGCCTTTTTGAGCAGATGGATCGCCTGTTCGGTCCGGCTGGGTTTGACAGCCCAGACCTCTCGCCTCCCGCATACCCGCCGCTGAGTGTTTGGGAGGACGAGGACGCCTTGTATGTCGAGTCCGAGGTTCCTGGCCTAGTGGCTGAGGACATTGGGGTGTCGGTAACTGATGGCGACCAGCTCACGATTTCTGCCGAACGCGCTCCGTCAACCGGCTCTGGCGAGTGGTTGTACCAAGAGTGCATGTACGGCGAGTTCAGCCGAACCATTACCCTCCCGGTAACCGTGGACCCGAATGCGGTCGAAGCCAAATACGAGGCCGGCGTACTTACCGTCACACTTCGCAAGGTCGAATCCGTCAAGCCGCGGCGCATTGCGGTAAAAGCCGTTGTGCCTGCGTTGGCGGCAGCTTAG
- a CDS encoding tyrosine-type recombinase/integrase produces MRFQLIWNVDEAATSCQVCEMTRTSEMILPHDQSASCNIENVEIPPPEIIVNAGRAASFAWEEFFHGWLRNSHTRKAYERAVRQFCSWLESSHTPLEQVTPGLIGRYFDQHPGSIPSKKLALAALRALFDRLVNRHVLILNPAATVRGERYQVQEGRTPEISAEQVRQLLGEVDTSRPVGLRDRAILGVLVYTAARAGAVARLRRGDLESDGTQYLLRFREKGNRIREIPVRHDLQQFLLAYLDVTSLLNATKEAPLFPSCVGRTGVLTATAVSGNDICRMVKRRLSDHDLPGRLSPHSFRVATITNLLTNGAALEDVQFLAGHADPRTTRLYDRRQKAVTRNLVERISL; encoded by the coding sequence ATGCGATTCCAATTGATTTGGAACGTGGACGAAGCCGCTACGAGCTGTCAGGTTTGTGAAATGACCAGAACATCCGAAATGATACTCCCTCATGACCAATCGGCGTCCTGCAACATCGAAAATGTTGAAATTCCTCCGCCAGAGATTATCGTCAATGCTGGCCGAGCCGCCTCCTTCGCCTGGGAGGAATTCTTCCACGGCTGGCTCAGAAATTCCCACACCCGGAAAGCGTATGAACGCGCGGTCCGCCAATTCTGCTCCTGGCTGGAGTCCAGTCACACTCCGCTGGAACAGGTGACGCCCGGATTGATCGGTCGTTATTTCGATCAGCATCCGGGGTCGATTCCCAGTAAAAAGCTGGCTCTCGCGGCCCTCCGCGCCCTATTTGACCGCTTGGTGAATCGGCACGTCCTGATTTTAAATCCCGCCGCCACCGTCCGGGGCGAACGCTATCAGGTGCAGGAAGGCCGGACGCCCGAAATCTCCGCCGAGCAGGTCCGGCAATTACTCGGCGAGGTTGACACTTCCCGTCCAGTCGGTCTCCGAGATCGCGCCATACTGGGGGTGCTTGTGTACACCGCGGCCCGGGCCGGAGCCGTTGCCCGCCTCCGCCGGGGGGATTTGGAGAGCGACGGGACGCAATATCTGCTGCGGTTCCGTGAAAAGGGCAATCGCATCCGGGAAATTCCGGTGCGGCACGACCTCCAACAATTCTTGTTGGCCTATTTGGATGTGACCAGCCTGCTGAACGCTACCAAGGAAGCCCCCCTGTTCCCAAGTTGTGTCGGAAGAACCGGAGTGCTAACGGCAACGGCGGTCTCCGGGAACGATATCTGCCGGATGGTGAAACGCCGGCTGTCCGACCATGACTTACCGGGACGCCTCTCCCCGCACTCGTTCCGGGTCGCCACCATCACGAATTTGCTGACCAACGGCGCGGCTCTCGAAGACGTGCAATTTTTAGCCGGTCACGCCGATCCCCGGACCACCCGCCTCTATGACCGCCGGCAAAAGGCTGTCACCCGTAATCTCGTCGAGCGCATTTCTCTTTAA
- a CDS encoding TIGR02996 domain-containing protein, which translates to MYLRDQEKRLLDAICAQPDDNTVRLVYADWLDDHAGDEMPGHSSA; encoded by the coding sequence ATGTACTTGAGGGATCAAGAAAAAAGATTGTTGGACGCCATTTGTGCGCAACCAGACGATAACACCGTGCGGCTGGTATACGCAGATTGGCTGGATGACCATGCTGGAGATGAAATGCCAGGCCATTCCTCCGCCTAG
- a CDS encoding IS5 family transposase, producing the protein MDATVRKPYPTDLTDLQWEIIQVVLPAARPGGRPRSVDLREVLNAIVYVNRSGCQWSMLPHDFPAKSTVYEYFAQWRDDGTWQELLDVLREGYREVHAPSHERTPSAASIDSQSVKGTEHAGGNGYDAGKKIQGRKRSIVVDTLGLLMVVAVTAGHVDDAAAAPTVLEGLDRDAYPRLKVVWADGKYHNHALNGWKDGHPELGWELVIVRRPDGVKGFTLLPKRWVVERTFGWLGRARRLSRNYERLNSSSESMIRVRSIQLILNRMDPQERYPPFKYRVASK; encoded by the coding sequence ATGGATGCGACCGTTCGCAAACCGTATCCGACCGATTTGACCGACCTCCAATGGGAGATCATCCAGGTCGTCCTGCCGGCCGCCCGACCCGGAGGACGCCCCCGGTCGGTGGACCTCCGGGAGGTGCTGAACGCGATCGTGTACGTGAACCGGTCGGGGTGTCAGTGGTCGATGCTCCCGCACGACTTCCCGGCCAAGAGTACGGTGTACGAATACTTCGCCCAGTGGCGGGACGATGGCACCTGGCAAGAACTCCTGGATGTCCTCCGGGAGGGGTATCGGGAAGTCCACGCCCCGAGTCACGAGCGGACCCCGAGTGCCGCGAGCATCGACAGCCAGTCGGTCAAAGGGACCGAACACGCGGGCGGGAACGGGTACGATGCGGGCAAGAAAATCCAGGGCCGGAAGCGGTCGATCGTGGTCGATACGCTGGGCCTGCTGATGGTCGTGGCGGTGACCGCCGGGCACGTCGACGACGCGGCCGCGGCCCCGACCGTACTCGAAGGGTTGGACCGTGACGCGTACCCGCGATTGAAGGTCGTGTGGGCCGACGGGAAGTACCACAACCATGCCCTGAACGGGTGGAAAGACGGCCACCCGGAACTCGGATGGGAACTCGTCATCGTCCGCCGACCGGACGGGGTAAAGGGGTTCACCCTGTTACCCAAGCGGTGGGTCGTCGAGCGGACGTTCGGGTGGCTCGGGCGGGCCCGGCGGTTAAGTCGTAATTATGAGCGACTGAATAGTTCCAGCGAATCCATGATTCGTGTGCGGTCAATCCAGCTGATCCTCAATCGCATGGATCCACAAGAGCGTTATCCCCCGTTTAAATATAGAGTTGCATCAAAATAG